The genomic segment TGGCAGCGGGTGCAGAACTTTCTTGGGTTACTCAGTTTGCTCATTGTGCTTTTGACTGTGTTGATCCTGTGGCTATGCAGCCAGGTACAGGTTCAGCCACTCAAAAAAAGCGTTTCTGTACTGCTTGCCTGTGGTATGGAGCGCCGTATGTTGCCTGCTTTAGCAATCAGCGCTGGCGCAATTATTCTTATACTCAGCTTGATCCCCGCACTCTTGCTCGCTTTGCTGGCAAGTTATGGCGTGAGTCATCTGGCACAGTCTTATGTAGATGGGTTTGCGCTTTACTGGCACTGGCAAGATCTGCTTGCGGCCCTTACATTGGCGACCGCTGTGTACTTTTTTATCGCATTGCCTATGTGGTTGGTGTTGCTCAGGGGGATATTCGTTCGCTGATTGAGCAATGTACTGAGGAAAAGCATATGCGTTGGTTAGCGATTTTAAGCCCAGTGGGGCTGCTGACGGCACTGATCCTGATTTATACCGACAACTGGCTACTCAGTGGCATGCTGTTGGGGGATTGGGTGTGTGTGTAGTGCTGGTCTTGCTTGTCACCTGGTTGGTACTGAAATTTAGTGGCTTTGTTATGCCAAAGCGTTGGGTGTTGGCGCATTTTAGCATGTTGTTGTTACGTAAGCGGATGTCGGTCAAGTTGGTACAGATTACGGCACTAGGCTTAAGTGTGACTTTATTGCTGCTGTGTATCAATATGGGCCGGGATGTGACCAATATGCTGGAGCTCTACCTCTATCAGAATCAGGGCAATGTGTTTGTCAGCCGTGCCAATGAGCAACAAAAAACAGCGCTCGAAGCATTTGTTGAACGATATCAGGGCAGTATCAAAGAAATGCAGCCCTTTCAGCTGGCTCAGGTGACCCACTTTAACGATATTGTTGTGTCTGAACGGGATGTACAGCCCAGTGACACACAGCGTCGTCTGGAACAGCCCATCAATCTGCACTGGCATGCTGACATGCCTGAAAACATCACACTGACAGAGGGCAGCTGGGATACGGGCACTTCACAGATGGGAGTCTCTGTCGACCATGAAGTATTCATTGAATTAGCACTGTCGCTTGGGGACACTGTTCATTTTGATGTAGCAGGTGAGCGGGTTAAAGCCACAATCAATTCTGTGCATCAATTTAAACCTGGTGGAAGCTCCGTGACCTTCTGGTTTGTATTGCAACAAAGTAGGGCGGCCAGTGCAGTTGGGCCTGTTTATCATATGGGCAGTATTGAGCTCAATGCAGCGGGCACTTCGGCGATAGGGGAGTTATGGCGTGCACACCCTCAGCTCCGCCTGGTCACACTGGATGCGTTACTGGGTAAAATACGAGGTCAGGTCAGGGCACTGATTGCGCTCGTCATGAGTTACAGCGTATTTATTGCCTTGCTTAGTAATCTTCTGATGGTTGCGGCAATTCGGACTCATATGGAAAAAGATCAGACCCGTAACGGACTGTTATTGAGTTTTGGCTTATCACAAAGCCAGGGCCTCAGGATCCTTTTGATTGAGTGGCTAACGGTCACTTTGATCCCCACCTTGTGTGCCGTTGCAGCCATATTCAGTTTTGTTGATGCATTTTATCGGCAGAATCTGGCTATGTCCTATCAGGGCAGCGTATTGATGATGCTGGTCGAGGCGCTCTCCATCGCACTGGCCATTGCCGCCAGCGGTATCTTGCTGAGTCGCAAACAACTATGCCGCAGCCCCATTGGATTACTCAAAGAAGGACAATAAAAATGAATTTACCACCTTGGTTTTACTGGTTGTTGTTATTGCTTGCTGCGATCCTGGGGTTTCCGTGTCTGGCGCAGGCACAGATGTTGGGAAGTGCACCACCGTTACAGTGGCAACACAAAGAGGTCAGGTATTTGTGGTTGGCCTCGGAGGCGGGTGATATTGAAACCTATCGGTATGACAAAACCGGATATCAATTTGTGAAAACACTCGAGACATCCGGTATTAAGGCGGTGGCGATGGACTTGGTGACGCTAGCCGATGAATCTGAACCTGTTCCCGTGGTATTGGCCGAAGATGGTATATATCGATACACAAAAACCGGATTAATGCCGCTTATAAAAGCACCGCATTTATACCAGCAAAGTCCTCACTGGTTGTTGAGTACACTGCGCGATATTCGTTTCAGTATGGACCTGGACGAAAACGGCCTGAGTGATTTTATCTTGCCGCACTTTGGTCAGTTAACTTTGTTACTACAACAACAGGATGGCCGTTTTTATCAGCATCAGGTGAAGCTTGAGCACTCTTATGTATTAAGTACCCATCAGTCTGAAAACTATGCACTGACAATTTCATTGCCAGCGCACTTTGCTCTTCAGGATATCAATCAGGACAAGCAAGCGGATCTGACATTTGTTATCGACGAGCAAATCTTCGCGCTCAGGCGCACTGAGGCCGGATTTTCGAATAGCTTACTGAGCTGGTCATTCTCTGCGTCTGATGAAGATAAAACTCGTCAGTTTGGTGCTCTGGTAGATGCCACTGGTGACGGGGTTATCGATTTGCTCATTAAGGAGTCGGGTGAAGGAGATCCTCACCGGATGCTGATATTGCCTGGGCTTATTAATCCGGCAACCCGAGTTTGGCAAGTCTCAGATACAACCTCCACGATGTTAAAGATGGATGATGAGCTACTTCACTTTGGGTATGGAGATTTCAATGGTGACGGGCGTCCAGATCTATATAGTGTCAGTACATCGGTGGGACTGGGCAGTGTGTTGTCTCTGATGTCCAATAGAGTGCTGGAATTAGACTTTAACCTGTATCTGCAAGGAGGTGACGGACAGTTCAAACGACAGCGCCGAGGCAGTAAAACACTTCACATGGCTCTGGACTTACGCCAAATGTCACAAGACTGGTTGTTCAATGTAGCCGATATCAATGATGATGGGCTAAGTGACCTGATTTTCTTTGATGACTCACAAAATCTAATGCTCTCCTTTGGTGAGCGTAAATATGGTTTGTCGCGGCGCAGCCAGCCACTGGCGCTACCAGTCAAAGGTAAACCAGCAAAAGTTGTATTACTTAACAACACGAACCAGACATCCTTATGGTTTTTACAGCACAATGAACAGAGTGAGAAAGTTTATATAAAATACCGACTTTAAGACGATAATTGCCACAATCAGGCACACTTACTGACAGTTCGCTACAGAGTTGAACAACCTTAGCTAAGCATTCTACAGAATTGCGCACCTCGTTCATTTAGCCTTAAGTCTCCTCATTAGGACCAGCTCAGACACTCTGAGCTGGATTGTAATCAAATGGAAAAGGACGAAGGTATGTTTGACTTGATGGGTAAAAAAGCGAAAGGGTGGATGCCACTTAGTCTGGTAAGTGCGGCGTTACTATTGGCTGGGTGTGGTAACAGTAATGATGATCATGCGCTTACAAAGCACAAGGGCATTTGGGTGCAACAGGGCACTGGCAACTTGTGGCAGTTTGATACCGACAATTTACGACGTTTTCAGTACAACAGTTTTGGATGTGTACTGGTTGAAGAGCATTCTTATAAAGAACTGGACGAGCTGGATCAGCATCTCAAAAGTGACAAAACAACACTGACGCTAACCACTTATGCGACCAACGACTGGGTGTTTGAAAAGCAGCCTGAAATGCGCGAGCAATGTAAGCCTAAGCAGCGTCTCAGCGGTGATGATCCGGTGGCAAACTTTGAGTATTTCTGGCACACATTTAACGACTATTATGCGTTTTTTGAGCTCAGAGACATTAACTGGCAGGCAGCCTATACCGCGTACCGACCACAGATCAGTGCTGATACGACCCCTGAGCAGCTTGCGGACGTGTTTGAGGCCATGCTGGAAGATTTTGATGATACGCACGTATCACTCACAGATGGCAAGCGCTTTGAGATCTCAGGTGAAGGTGGCACTGAGTTGTATGAAGATTTAGCCTGGCTTATGCAGCAACGTCATGGCGATGAGTGGGAAGATCATATCGACGAAGCTTATGACGGGCAGCTGAGTGTATTTGCCAGAATGACTGGCTTATACCTTTTAGATAAAAAGCTGACCCGATACAAAGACAGTAATGCGCTGGGGTGGGGTAAGCTGGAAGGCAATTTAGGTTATATTCGGATAGACCGTGAGGCTGCGATGCTGGCGAGCGAAGAGACTGAGGTTGATGAGTTCTTTGCGGTTATTTCGCATGCAAAGCAAGATATCGAAGATACCCGCACTTTAATGGCCGAAGTGATGAAAGACTTGGCTGACAGCGATGGGATCATCATTGATCTGCGAGTAAATGATGGCGGATTTGATGGTGTGTCATTGGAAATTGCGCGATTCTTTAATGACAAAGCACAGACGGTGGCATACAAGCAGATCCTTAACGCCGATTATCAGCAAGATAAGCAGGCGTTAACACTCAAAGCGACGCCCGACCAGGCTTATACTAAACCTGTATATGTGCTGACCGGCGAGCTGGCATACAGCGCAGGTGAAGTGCTGACTCAAACCCTCAAATCCTTGCCACATGTAACTTTGATCGGCGGTGCGACTAATGGAGCTGTGTCAGATGCACTGGACTTTAAGCTCCCCAATGGCTGGACGGGTTCATTGAGCCATCAAACCTATTCAGACCTTAACAACCAGGTGCTCGAAGTCACGGGTGTGACGCCTGATATCTCTGTGCCCGTTTATGTGACAAAAGAAGTCGAATGGATGTCTGATAACGTGCTTGATTATGCAATGCAAACATCGGGTGTAGCACCGAGTCGCGGCTTTGACTTTAACGGCGTAGATCAGACCTTCACTCAGAGCCTTACTGAGATGGACATTCCGGGTGTGGCTGTGGCTGTGATTAAAGATGGCCAGATCATTTTCGAAAAGGGTTATGGTGTGTCGAATCTTGAGACCAATCAACCCATGACAGCCCATGCGCCAATGAATGTTGGTTCAACCAGTAAAGCGGTAATGGGAACTGGCTTGATGCAGTTGATAGAGCAAGGTCAACTCAATTTGGACACTGCGCTGTCTCAAATGAATTTGCCGTTTGAGGTAGCCCATCCAAACTCAGAGCGCGATATCACGCTGAGACATTTGGTGACACATACCTCAGGCATCCGGGATACATCGCAATACAACTGTAGCTACTATATTCACGGTACCAACTTATCTCTATATGCTCAGGGAGGCCATGAAAGTTGTGAAGAGACTACACTGACAGATTCGACAGAATTCTTTCAGGCTTATTTATTACCTGATGGTCAGTATTATAGTGAGGATGTATATATAGGTGAAGGCAGTGTGCCAGCAGGTAGTATCCATAATTACAGCAATGTGGGCGCTGGCCTGGCGGGGTATGCCGTTGAGAAGCTACTCAATATCAGTTTGGTAGAGCATATGCAGCAGAACCTGTTTGCTCCGCTGGGAATGAATAATACCCACTGGGATTATACACAGTTGCCAGAAGAAAACCCAAAATCACCTCAGTACGCCATAGATAATGAAGGTGTTGCGCATTATGTGCCTGAATTCAGCTACCCGACGTTTTTCGACGGAGACCTGAATTCCACCGCGCACGATCTGGCTCGTTTCTTAATTGCCATCAGCCAGGGAGGCACACTGGACAATGCCAGCGTATTGAGTGAGCAAAGTATTGCGACTATGCTGTCTGTGCAAACCGATGTGCCCACCTACTGGATGGACACACAAGGGCTGTTCTGGTTCTGGCAAGGCCCATTTGTCGGTCATGACGGTGGAGATCCGGGCACCCATACCATTATGAGCTACAACCCTACACTAAGACGGGCATAGTTGCGCTTGCCAATGCAGAGGACGGTACTTTGGGAAATGGGTCAAACATGCGGCGTTTACAAACACACCTGGCTGCATTCTATCGTGCCGGTGTGGCGCATCAGGATTAACTTGTTTCTTGTGATAAAGTAGCAGGAGGGCTTATGCCCTCCTTTTTGCTATAACAAAGTGAAACCTTGCGGTGCTTTAGGCGCTTCAAATTGATACAAATTTACATAAATCGTGACGGGCTTTTTCTGGCCCCGATAGCTAAGTTCATACTTATCCAGCATACCACCGCCAAATAGCATAGATTTATCTTCAAACGGGCAGCAACTGCCAAGTCGTTTTACCTCGACGGGCTCGCCATTAGGACCTGTCAGGCTCTGAAAGTAGTCAATATGACTGCCTTCATACTTGGAGCCACGCAAAAAGCCGCCCAGTTTGATCGGTTTGTGTGGCACAAAGCCATACTCAGGGTCGCTTGCAGTAAATTCGGTGTCGCCTGTAATACCGGGTTCAGATGAAGTGGTCTGACAGCCGCTTAGCAACGCGAAAAAGAAAATCAGGAGTATGTACTTCATGATATGTTCCTTATAGGGAGATTTTATAAACGTTGTTATTGATTGTACTACCGAATGCCTCAAAACTGAGAGTACCTATTTGCTGAGCGCCCAATCGACGATAAAACTGATTAGCTGCGTTTTCTGTCCAGGTGTAGAGCCACATTGGCGTGCCAAACTGCCGCGCGACCTGGTTCAGTAAAGCGCGACCCAGCCCAGCGCCCTGAAATGGCCTGTCTATGTAGAGTTTTTCAACTTCATAGCCATTGTCTGCTGTCTGGTAGTGAGCGGTGAGATTGAGCAGCACGAAGCCCTGTAATACGCCATCGCATTCACTGACAAGCAGCTGGTAGTCAGGCTGCTCAAGCAAAGACTGAAAATAGGTTGGGGTGAAGGTATTGTTCGCATACTCGATATACTCAGGCTTAACTTGGTCTCTGGCGTAAGTGTCCAGCCAGACCCGAGCTGCCAATAGAGCCAGGCTTTGACAGTCCTGGGTTTTTGCTTGTCTGATCTCATAATTGTGTTTGTTATTTTTATTCACGAGAGGTTGTCTTTTTAACGGCTCTTTGGGCAATAATAAAGCGCTTGGCACTATCAGGAGAAGGTTGGTGGTTAGCGGATTAAATGTTTCAAACAAAATCACAGGTTGCAATACGTCTACCGCCAGTAATAAGCCAACCAATGTAATAATATTCAAATGGATATATTGCTTAGTATATGTATTTGTACCGAAATTTAAAGTAGTTTGTAGGTGCAATAACGGACAAGGAAATCAACTGATGGGTATTAAAACGGGGAAACCAGGTGTGTGGCTTGCCATGCTGATCTGGTTAGTCAGCAGTTGTGGCGGGACGCAACGCGCTGCATACGGTGAAGTCAGGCAGCCTGAAAACCGTCTTCACAGGCAGATAGACCCCTTGCTGGTAGATTTAGTATCGGACTTTATCCCAGGTGTAAGCCTGTATATTGAAACATCGGGTGAGCGCTATTATGGTAGCGCCGGATATGCCGACCTCCAGACTCAGGCTCCCATGACCAGCCAGACCCTGATCCCCAGTGGTAGTGCCGGAAAAAAGCTGGTGGGACTGCTTGCTGCGACCTTACATGACAAACAGCACCTCAATCTGGATGAGCCTGTATTGCCCTGGGTGGTGAAATATATGGTGGGCCGCATCCAGAATCTTGAAACCATGACATTGCGTCAGCTGCTAAATCACAGCGCCGGGATCGTTGAATACAATGATGTGGGTGAGCTGGATTTTATTTGGGCGCAACTGGCAGACGAGGTGCACCGCAAGGGCAACCGTTTTGCACTGCAGTTTGTTCTGGATCAGCCTGCTTATTTTGAGCCGGGCTCCGGCTTTGCCTATTCAAACTCTGGCTATGTGCTGGCGGGCATGGTGATTGAAAACAAGTTAAAACAACCGCTTGGTGAGTTAATACACGAGCATGTCCTTGAGCCTCTGGCATTAACAGAGACTTTCGTAAAAGGGTATGATGTTGAAGCGGATGATGTGGCATCGGGCTACTTCTTCAACATGGAGGAACCTGATTTTATTTTACCCTACCGTCAGCGCTACAACACAAAACAGCTGATTGTGAATACGGCATTAGCAGATGCGCCGGTTGCATCTAGCGCACGGGACATGGCAAAGCTACTCAAAGCCATTATTGTTAAAGAGCAATCGGTTAATGAGCGCATTTATCGCAATATGGTCGGTGATGCACATTTACAAACAGCCCGTTGGCTGCCGGACTTTTTGCAAGGGGAGTTGTATTATGGCTTAGGGGTGATGGTGGAAAAGTACGATGAGGGCGTTTTGTATCATCATGGCGGCAACGAGTTTGGCTATATTACACAAAGTGTCTATCTGGCTGAGCAGGATGTGGCGATCGGATTGATCGCCAATTGCGGGGCTCAGGATGAATGTGATGAGCCGGTTATCGCGCTGACTCACACACTGATCGAATATTTTATTGCAGATAATAGCGACTAAGCGGATTGCTCTGAGATTCAAGCAGGTCGGCTATAGCTTGGCGCGTGTCATTATTTTTATTCTGGCTAAGTTTAAAAGTGCCTGTTATTGACTCTATCTCAATTTTGAAAAAAAACAGCTGAGAGAATAATTTTGTAATTTGACTCTCACTAAGTACCGACATATCCCAGGGGTTGGATGGGATTCAAACTGGCTTAACTGGCGCTTCATGATTGCATGCTTATCGTCAGAGTGTTTGATTTCCCTGATTTGCCCTTGGATATGAACAGTAGCGTAATCCCAGGTGGGCAGCGACAGACCGGTTATCTGACTGGGTGATAAATAAGCATCTGGTCCTGTGAATAAAACATGCAACCGAGCGTTATCCAGTTTAATTAATGGGTTTGTTGGGTTGGCATGCCCTACTAAGTGAGTTTTTGCTTCATTCAGACTCAAAGGCATGTGCACAAAAGGCGTGTCAGGTACCCCAACCGCCAAGGTGGCAAGAGGGTGCGCTTCTATCAGTTGCCACAGGCGTTCGGTGAGGTGTTCAGAAAAAGCGGTACGTGGATAACTCATAACCAGCCCTCCAGTTTGTCTTTTACCTGAGGCCACATGTCATCAGTGATCACGAATTGGGCAGTATTGCGAAATGCATCAGCCGCAATGCGCTGATCTTTCATTATAAGCCCTTCAAACTGCGCGCCCAAACGAGTGATAGCTGAACGTGACTTGTGATTGTGCTCATGTGTGCGCAGCTGCACGCGTACCAGGCCAAGGGTCTCAAATGCATGCTTGAGTAATAAATACTTTGTGTGTGTATTAATATGGCTGCGTTGCCACTGCTCACCAATAAAAGTATGGCCGATTTCGGCACTTAAGTTAGTCTGGTGGAGCCTAAATAAACGTGTACTACCTGCAACTCTGTCGCTAGCTTTGTCTACAATTACCAGAGGTAACTGAAGCTCTGGGTCAAATTGAGCTGATTGTTCAAACCACTGTGTAAGTTTTTCATCTGATTGACAATAATTATCCAGCACCCAGGTCCAGAGCGCGGTTTGCTCGCCAAAATTACGCAAGTGCGGCAGGTGAGCCCGTGTCAGAGGCTCCAGGCGTACTTTTTCCGAAGACATAATAACTGATTTTAACATCCGCTTTCCTTTATTAACTGCAAACTAATTGTGATCAGAATAGTGTTTTCTGGTAGGTTATAAACAACCAGAATTTTATTTTTCATTAGACCAGTTGGAATTTTTCATATTTGGTTGGGAGCAAGATTATGTTGACCGGACAGCCTCTGACTCAGGATAAGCCTAAGCATTTACAACTGGCTGAGCAGATCCGGGTGGCCATCAAACTGGGCCAGTTGCAACCCGATGATCCTCTGCCATCAGCCAGAAAGTTAGGGCAGCTATATGGTATAAACCGCCACACAGTAATGACTGCTTTGCAGAATTTAGTTGCGCAGGGGTGGTTGTGCTCAGAGCAAAGGCGGGGGTACCGGGTGAATCAGGCACTGCCCATTGAGTCTAGTCAGCATGTTACTGTGTCAGCTCATCAGAGTATGAATATCAAGCCTGATTTTGCATTGTCTCTGAGCGTGCCAGAACCTGACATCAAGGGGGCTGCAAGCTATCAATATAGTTTTGCTGGAGGTCTGGCAGATCTGTCTGATTTTCCTTACGATGAGTTTCGTCGCCATCTCAGTCAGGCTTGTCGGGCCGTTAATGTACCAAGTTTGCATTATAGTCATAGCACAGGGGAGCCTGCTCTAAAAAAGCAGTTACAGCGTTATCTGCGCCGTGCCCGAGCTTTGGAATGTGATGATTTGCTGGTTTGCAATGGCTCTCAGGAAGCATTGTTTTTAATCGCCAAAGCTTTTATCAGGCCCGGAGAAGGTGTTGCCGTTGAATCTTTGGGATATCCGCCTGCACACAGGGCATTTGAGGCGTGTGGTGCAACGCTCTATGGTATTACACAGGATGAAGAGGGGCTGAGCATTGACAGCCTGCGTCAACGGCTGCTGCAAAGTCATATTAAATTGCTTTATTTAACACCGCTTCATCAGTATCCAACAACGGTTACTCTGTCAGTTGCACGGCGCATGGCAATATATAAACTGTGTGCTGAGCATGGTGTATTTATTGTTGAAGACGATTATGACCATGAATTTCACTATCGATGTCCTCCGCTACAACCAATGGCCGCCAGTGATCCACACGGTATAGTGATCTATGTCTCTACTTTTTCAAAAATCATGTTTGCAGGTGCCCGGATGGGATATCTGGTCGCCAGAGCTGATGTACTTGCTCAGCTTAGTGCGCTGAAACAGTTGATGAACTACAAGAATGACATCCTTTTGCAATTGGCGTTAGCTGGCTGGATGGCATCTGGCGAGTTTGAGCGTCACTTGAGACGTATGACAAAGCGCTATCATATTCGCTGTGATGCAATGGCTGATGCGCTTAAGCATTATCAAAGCATTGGGCATCAACTGACATTCAATGTTCCCGATGGTGGGATGGCATTTTGGCTTAACACGCATAAGGATGTATCTGATCTTAGCGCACAAGCTGCCGCGCTGGGCGTTTACGTTCAAACGGAAAATGCCTTCTGGTGTTTTCCACAATCTCATTACACACATATCCGTCTTGGCTTTGCCGGGCAAAGTGAAGAAAAAATGCAAGAAGGGTTGGCAAAAATTATGTCACTTCTGTAACCACTCTCGGCCTTATATGTTCCTTTTTTAGCACTTATGGAGGAGTAAGGCGCAAAGTTATCGAAATGGAAAGATAAATAATCACCAGCGGGTTATGTGTCGTTGGTCGCATATTTTTTGTTTTGTTTTCAGTGTATTAAATGTGAATAATATCCCTGCGTAAATAAATTATTTGTGAATATTTGGTTTTTTATTTGTGTTTTTTCGGTTGGTTTGTGTTGACATTGTTGTTTTTTGCTGGGTAGTTTAAGTAACAGATGTTGCATTTGTGGCATCATTTGAATGTTGGTTTTTTTACATTTTATGTATGTATAAGGATAATAACGATGAAAACTACAGTAAAAGCACTTGCTCTAGTCGCGGGCACTTTTTTCGCAGGTTCTGCATTTTCTGCAGAGATGGTATGTGATGTATACCCCAAAAGTAACGGTTCTAGTTGGGGGAACGGTACAGCCAACTGTATGGGTTTCGACTTCTCATTTGGTCGCTCTACCAGTGGACGTTTTTACCTGAAAAATATCAGCAAACCTATCCAGGAAGTGCACTGGAGTGGTGCGAATTGCTCAGGCGGGACCAGCTGCAGTGTCACGATCAGAGCTTACACAACAAATTCTGCATCGGCGCTTATCTTGTATAAAGACGGTACGTGGGAAAGAACGAACACTGCCAATGCTGAATACGAAACTGGTCATTAGCGAGCAGCTCACAGATAGGCCTGTTGAAAACTACGAACTAAAAACCAGCATATTTAACCTCACTGATACGAATATGCTGCCTTCTTTTTAAAAGTTTCTCTGAAAAGAGTGATAAGGATTATAACGATGAAAACACTAAAAACATTGGCTCTTGTAGCAGGTACATTATTCACTGGCTCTGCATTTTCTGCGCAAATGGTTTGCGATATCTACCCTAAAAGTGGCGGTCATAGCTGGGGTAATGGCACTGCCAATTGTAGTGCAATTGACTTCTCGTTTGGTAACTCAACAAGTGGGCGATTCTATATTAAGAATATCACCAAGCAAGTTGAGGAAGTGCGTTGGAGCGGTATTGCCAACTGTAGCGGTGGTACAAGTTGTGGTGTGACAATCCGTGCGTATTCACCAAACAATACAGCGTCAGCGTTAATACTCTACAAAGACGGCACCTGGGAAAGAACGAATACTGCTCAGGCAGACTACGAAACGGGTCATTAACTTTCGACTTTAGGCCTGCCATCAGGCAGGCCTGCTGTTTTAATTTCTTACTTTTCTTATGTGGCTGGGCGCTTTAGTTTGAATTCAGCTCTTGCACTGACGCCTTGCCATCATTTAGCCAGCTAACGATAAACACCTTATGAAACTCCTTCTCACTAATGCTGACAGCCTGTCCGCTTAGGTGCTTCACCAGCTCAGGCGTGGTATTGCTGTGGCCTGCAACAACTAGGGTACCTGTATAGCTTCTTAGCTGCTGGGCAAAACGAGCCAGATTACGTGGGTCATACATTTCTACCGGCACTGAGGTTGCTTTACTCAGTGGTGCCAGGGTTTGCTTAGTACGATTATAGTTTGTTGAAAATAAAGCCGTAGGTTTGTATGGAGTAAGCAAAGTGGCGAGTCGCTGCGCTCGGCTATGCCCTTGATCGGTAAGTTCAGGATCCGGTCCAATCATTTTTTCTGCATGACGAAGCAGTACAATGCGTTCAGGTAACGCATTGGAGGATAGAGAGACCAGGGCCAGTAACATCAGGATAGTTGATTTCATATTGGTTATTATCATTATGATTTAAAAAGGCAGTGTGTCTAAAGCTGGCTCAGAATTCAAGGTGCCTCTATAGCGGATGTCTCCCGAAACCATTTATCTCGCAAAAACAGCCTCCATCAATATAAGCCAAAAAGCCTGATTTATTCGCGTACAACCTGTCCGCTGTGACAAGGTGAGCGGACACTTTTTCTGTCCGCGGACACTTTTGGATCAATTCATAAAAAATAAAATTCATATAAAACAGTTAGTTAAAAGTTGGCATGAGTCTGGTATTCATTCTGTCAAACAGATAACAGGACACTTCAACATGTTGATGTTTTGCGGCTTTATCATATCACCCTGTCTGATGCTGTTGGCTGGGGTGGTGATTAAACAGTATGAAGTGATAAATGAGATGGAATCCAATAGATAGGAGTACTCATGATTAAAGACACCAGTAAGCAGGATTCAGTCGTTAAGTCTCGGACATTGAGCTGGAAAAAGGCGGTAGGTGTGATAGCCATATGCGGCACACTGGCGCTCACAGCCCAAGCGATCTCTGTGTCCGACAACACCGGTCGCTCTTTTGAGCGCGATACACTGCAGTTTGCGACCGTATCTCGAGGCGATTTTGTTCGCGATATTCTTGCCAGTGGTCGGATAGTTGCGGCAAATGCGCCTCAAGTATACAGCCCGGAAGCGGGGTTTGTTGACCTGTTGGTTAAAGCTGGGGACACGGTTGCAGCAGGTGACGTGATTGCGAGAGTTGTTAGTCCCGCACTGACCAATGAGCTGAAGCAGCAACAGGCTGAACTTGCTCGTTTGCAAGATGGGCTTGCTCGAGAGCAGCTTGAAGTAAGACGCGAAACTCT from the Pseudoalteromonas sp. R3 genome contains:
- a CDS encoding FtsX-like permease family protein encodes the protein MCVVLVLLVTWLVLKFSGFVMPKRWVLAHFSMLLLRKRMSVKLVQITALGLSVTLLLLCINMGRDVTNMLELYLYQNQGNVFVSRANEQQKTALEAFVERYQGSIKEMQPFQLAQVTHFNDIVVSERDVQPSDTQRRLEQPINLHWHADMPENITLTEGSWDTGTSQMGVSVDHEVFIELALSLGDTVHFDVAGERVKATINSVHQFKPGGSSVTFWFVLQQSRAASAVGPVYHMGSIELNAAGTSAIGELWRAHPQLRLVTLDALLGKIRGQVRALIALVMSYSVFIALLSNLLMVAAIRTHMEKDQTRNGLLLSFGLSQSQGLRILLIEWLTVTLIPTLCAVAAIFSFVDAFYRQNLAMSYQGSVLMMLVEALSIALAIAASGILLSRKQLCRSPIGLLKEGQ
- a CDS encoding GNAT family N-acetyltransferase, translating into MNIITLVGLLLAVDVLQPVILFETFNPLTTNLLLIVPSALLLPKEPLKRQPLVNKNNKHNYEIRQAKTQDCQSLALLAARVWLDTYARDQVKPEYIEYANNTFTPTYFQSLLEQPDYQLLVSECDGVLQGFVLLNLTAHYQTADNGYEVEKLYIDRPFQGAGLGRALLNQVARQFGTPMWLYTWTENAANQFYRRLGAQQIGTLSFEAFGSTINNNVYKISL
- a CDS encoding VCBS repeat-containing protein, with product MNLPPWFYWLLLLLAAILGFPCLAQAQMLGSAPPLQWQHKEVRYLWLASEAGDIETYRYDKTGYQFVKTLETSGIKAVAMDLVTLADESEPVPVVLAEDGIYRYTKTGLMPLIKAPHLYQQSPHWLLSTLRDIRFSMDLDENGLSDFILPHFGQLTLLLQQQDGRFYQHQVKLEHSYVLSTHQSENYALTISLPAHFALQDINQDKQADLTFVIDEQIFALRRTEAGFSNSLLSWSFSASDEDKTRQFGALVDATGDGVIDLLIKESGEGDPHRMLILPGLINPATRVWQVSDTTSTMLKMDDELLHFGYGDFNGDGRPDLYSVSTSVGLGSVLSLMSNRVLELDFNLYLQGGDGQFKRQRRGSKTLHMALDLRQMSQDWLFNVADINDDGLSDLIFFDDSQNLMLSFGERKYGLSRRSQPLALPVKGKPAKVVLLNNTNQTSLWFLQHNEQSEKVYIKYRL
- a CDS encoding serine hydrolase codes for the protein MFDLMGKKAKGWMPLSLVSAALLLAGCGNSNDDHALTKHKGIWVQQGTGNLWQFDTDNLRRFQYNSFGCVLVEEHSYKELDELDQHLKSDKTTLTLTTYATNDWVFEKQPEMREQCKPKQRLSGDDPVANFEYFWHTFNDYYAFFELRDINWQAAYTAYRPQISADTTPEQLADVFEAMLEDFDDTHVSLTDGKRFEISGEGGTELYEDLAWLMQQRHGDEWEDHIDEAYDGQLSVFARMTGLYLLDKKLTRYKDSNALGWGKLEGNLGYIRIDREAAMLASEETEVDEFFAVISHAKQDIEDTRTLMAEVMKDLADSDGIIIDLRVNDGGFDGVSLEIARFFNDKAQTVAYKQILNADYQQDKQALTLKATPDQAYTKPVYVLTGELAYSAGEVLTQTLKSLPHVTLIGGATNGAVSDALDFKLPNGWTGSLSHQTYSDLNNQVLEVTGVTPDISVPVYVTKEVEWMSDNVLDYAMQTSGVAPSRGFDFNGVDQTFTQSLTEMDIPGVAVAVIKDGQIIFEKGYGVSNLETNQPMTAHAPMNVGSTSKAVMGTGLMQLIEQGQLNLDTALSQMNLPFEVAHPNSERDITLRHLVTHTSGIRDTSQYNCSYYIHGTNLSLYAQGGHESCEETTLTDSTEFFQAYLLPDGQYYSEDVYIGEGSVPAGSIHNYSNVGAGLAGYAVEKLLNISLVEHMQQNLFAPLGMNNTHWDYTQLPEENPKSPQYAIDNEGVAHYVPEFSYPTFFDGDLNSTAHDLARFLIAISQGGTLDNASVLSEQSIATMLSVQTDVPTYWMDTQGLFWFWQGPFVGHDGGDPGTHTIMSYNPTLRRA